From a region of the Primulina eburnea isolate SZY01 chromosome 7, ASM2296580v1, whole genome shotgun sequence genome:
- the LOC140837009 gene encoding uncharacterized protein isoform X4, producing the protein MRGEMSTFTVDESRVSRRWNDQIIRPGTQASSLSQMWREIEGEDVVSHSLESRPRKSNGSDSDCSSTTTSIGQGRDSGDDISEDADENQNRAMTGSKMDHEDHISVISEQSSDLGDTAREKVRLIFRSWMNSSAKSHSPNILRIGKSSGPQYLGENERRRVRIIREWVQTNVELSSCGSPRDGSSEVGSQIEQVREGLVINPEIGSTQRSIRRLCGRQTLIDLLLRARSERERELLRMLERKSVSCFAHRNRIQALLRGRFLQNKRLIPNKKPSCSVATELGLLRQSTVSDLREGFLSKLDNSSHPSANSVATDHILADKSISQSESICEEGEVTEIFPASHQESALGSNQSHWDSKVQASEVDPPVLTSRKSIREASISRADSQQDHVLERERAIGSDIECARIRYGKSNRITCSEGPSLENEDINQSECPEVFHEDELRSGRSEIYESINYTANLGQNGSEEIDYQDASSLQEVVQEYGVISFLEDSADPWFRQIPHNDVVEQEQMQESRENRVGHDLQDNGISFDMPSNEIRASIEGIDAFYFHEDDNVHRKELRELFSRRRVSGLLGSAFRESLNRVLQSHAQRLSHASNDWELGNPSSSSVLIEQEPAQQSRDQNSNNDLHIGNWTHGSNHSFGTDNWEVENELRNEISNSDIVNELRNDIAMLQQRMNNMQSMLEACMDMQIEIQCFIRQDVSSISNRSLVSTILPSNADSMEYDFFKEESSWNLIKRGICCLCRVTKISSLLYRCGHICLCSRCAENLVQKMGKCPICQAPVVEAVRAYFIQ; encoded by the exons ATGAGAGGGGAGATGTCAACTTTCACGGTCGATG AGTCTCGAGTTTCAAGACGGTGGAATGATCAAATTATTAGGCCTGGCACGCAGGCATCTTCTCTCTCGCAGATGTGGCGGGAGATTGAGGGTGAGGATGTGGTGAGCCATTCTCTTGAGTCTAGACCACGGAAAAGCAATGGTTCTGATTCTGACTGCTCAAGTACCACAACATCAATTGGACAAGGGCGTGATAGTGGGGATGATATATCCGAAGATGCCGATGAGAATCAGAACCGAGCCATGACTGGTTCGAAGATGGATCACGAGGATCATATTAGTGTCATATCAGAACAATCTAGTGACTTGGGAGACACTGCACGAGAAAAAGTTAGACTAATTTTTCGTTCGTGGATGAATAGCAGTGCTAAGAGCCATTCACCTAACATACTACGTATAGGGAAGAGCTCAGGGCCACAATATCTTGGGGAGAATGAGCGTCGAAGGGTGAGAATCATAAGAGAATGGGTGCAGACGAATGTCGAGCTGAGTAGCTGTGGCTCCCCTAGAGATGGATCATCTGAAGTTGGTTCTCAAATCGAGCAGGTGCGAGAAGGGTTGGTGATTAATCCTGAGATTGGCAGCACACAGAGGTCTATTAGAAGATTATGTGGTAGACAAACTCTTATTGATCTTCTTCTTAGAGCTCGGAGCGAAAGGGAAAGGGAACTTTTAAGAATGTTGGAGCGGAAATCAGTGTCATGTTTTGCTCATCGTAATCGTATTCAG GCATTGCTTAGAGGTAGGTTCCTACAGAACAAAAGATTAATCCCAAACAAGAAACCATCTTGCTCGGTCGCAACAGAACTGGGATTGCTTAGGCAAAGTACAGTTTCTGATTTGAG GGAAGGATTTCTCTCCAAATTGGACAATTCTTCTCACCCCTCAGCAAACAGTGTTGCAACAGATCACATTTTAGCTGATAAAAGTATTTCTCAATCCGAGTCGATATGTGAGGAAGGGGAGGTCACTGAGATTTTTCCAGCATCACACCAGGAAAGTGCATTAGGTAGTAACCAGAGTCATTGGGATTCTAAGGTACAAGCATCTGAAGTAGATCCGCCTGTTTTGACCAGTAGGAAAAGCATTCGAGAAGCTAGCATTTCCAGGGCTGATAGCCAACAGGATCATGTTTTGGAACGTGAGCGAGCAATAGGATCTGACATTGAGTGTGCTCGTATTAGGTATGGTAAATCAAACCGTATCACTTGCAGTGAAGGACCGTCATTAGAAAATGAGGATATCAACCAAAGTGAATGTCCTGAAGTTTTTCATGAAGATGAACTTAGAAGTGGGAGGAGTGAAATATATGAATCCATTAATTATACCGCTAACTTGGGACAAAATGGAAGTGAAGAAATTGATTATCAAGATGCTTCATCACTTCAGGAAGTGGTCCAAGAATATGGCGTCATAAGTTTTCTGGAAGATTCTGCTGATCCGTGGTTTCGACAAATACCGCATAATGATGTTGTAGAGCAAGAACAAATGCAAGAATCACGTGAAAATCGGGTAGGTCATGATTTGCAAGACAATGGCATCTCGTTCGATATGCCTTCCAATGAGATCAGAGCATCCATTGAAGGAATTGATGCGTTTTATTTTCATGAGGATGATAATGTCCACAGAAAGGAACTTAGGGAACTTTTTAGCAG GAGACGTGTCTCAGGTCTTCTTGGAAGTGCTTTTCGAGAGAGCTTAAATCGTGTCCTACAATCCCATGCCCAAAGGCTAAGTCATGCATCTAATGATTGGGAACTGGGCAATCCATCATCTTCTTCTGTCTTAATTGAGCAAGAACCAGCACAACAAAGCAGGGATCAAAATTCAAATAATGATTTGCACATTGGAAATTGGACACATGGCTCAAATCACAGCTTCGGAACC GACAACTGGGAGGTCGAAAATGAGTTGAGAAACGAAATTTCCAATTCGGACATTGTAAATGAATTGAGAAATGACATTGCTATGCTTCAGCAGCGGATGAACAACATGCAAAGCATGCTAGAAGCATGCATGGACATGCAAATAGAGATTCAATGTTTCATACGCCAAGATGTTTCCTCTATATCAAATAGGTCTTTAGTTTCCACAA TTTTACCATCGAATGCAGACTCAATGGAGTACGACTTTTTTAAAGAGGAGTCTTCATGGAATCTCATAAAGAGAGGAATTTGCTGCCTATGCCGTGTTACCAAAATCAGTTCATTGTTGTACAG GTGTGGGCACATTTGCCTTTGTTCAAGATGCGCAGAGAATTTGGTCCAGAAAATGGGAAAGTGTCCAATATGTCAAGCTCCCGTAGTTGAGGCCGTCCGAGCTTATTTCATCCAGTAA
- the LOC140837009 gene encoding uncharacterized protein isoform X3 → MRGEMSTFTVDEAESRVSRRWNDQIIRPGTQASSLSQMWREIEGEDVVSHSLESRPRKSNGSDSDCSSTTTSIGQGRDSGDDISEDADENQNRAMTGSKMDHEDHISVISEQSSDLGDTAREKVRLIFRSWMNSSAKSHSPNILRIGKSSGPQYLGENERRRVRIIREWVQTNVELSSCGSPRDGSSEVGSQIEQVREGLVINPEIGSTQRSIRRLCGRQTLIDLLLRARSERERELLRMLERKSVSCFAHRNRIQALLRGRFLQNKRLIPNKKPSCSVATELGLLRQSTVSDLREGFLSKLDNSSHPSANSVATDHILADKSISQSESICEEGEVTEIFPASHQESALGSNQSHWDSKVQASEVDPPVLTSRKSIREASISRADSQQDHVLERERAIGSDIECARIRYGKSNRITCSEGPSLENEDINQSECPEVFHEDELRSGRSEIYESINYTANLGQNGSEEIDYQDASSLQEVVQEYGVISFLEDSADPWFRQIPHNDVVEQEQMQESRENRVGHDLQDNGISFDMPSNEIRASIEGIDAFYFHEDDNVHRKELRELFSRRRVSGLLGSAFRESLNRVLQSHAQRLSHASNDWELGNPSSSSVLIEQEPAQQSRDQNSNNDLHIGNWTHGSNHSFGTDNWEVENELRNEISNSDIVNELRNDIAMLQQRMNNMQSMLEACMDMQIEIQCFIRQDVSSISNRSLVSTILPSNADSMEYDFFKEESSWNLIKRGICCLCRVTKISSLLYRCGHICLCSRCAENLVQKMGKCPICQAPVVEAVRAYFIQ, encoded by the exons ATGAGAGGGGAGATGTCAACTTTCACGGTCGATG AGGCAGAGTCTCGAGTTTCAAGACGGTGGAATGATCAAATTATTAGGCCTGGCACGCAGGCATCTTCTCTCTCGCAGATGTGGCGGGAGATTGAGGGTGAGGATGTGGTGAGCCATTCTCTTGAGTCTAGACCACGGAAAAGCAATGGTTCTGATTCTGACTGCTCAAGTACCACAACATCAATTGGACAAGGGCGTGATAGTGGGGATGATATATCCGAAGATGCCGATGAGAATCAGAACCGAGCCATGACTGGTTCGAAGATGGATCACGAGGATCATATTAGTGTCATATCAGAACAATCTAGTGACTTGGGAGACACTGCACGAGAAAAAGTTAGACTAATTTTTCGTTCGTGGATGAATAGCAGTGCTAAGAGCCATTCACCTAACATACTACGTATAGGGAAGAGCTCAGGGCCACAATATCTTGGGGAGAATGAGCGTCGAAGGGTGAGAATCATAAGAGAATGGGTGCAGACGAATGTCGAGCTGAGTAGCTGTGGCTCCCCTAGAGATGGATCATCTGAAGTTGGTTCTCAAATCGAGCAGGTGCGAGAAGGGTTGGTGATTAATCCTGAGATTGGCAGCACACAGAGGTCTATTAGAAGATTATGTGGTAGACAAACTCTTATTGATCTTCTTCTTAGAGCTCGGAGCGAAAGGGAAAGGGAACTTTTAAGAATGTTGGAGCGGAAATCAGTGTCATGTTTTGCTCATCGTAATCGTATTCAG GCATTGCTTAGAGGTAGGTTCCTACAGAACAAAAGATTAATCCCAAACAAGAAACCATCTTGCTCGGTCGCAACAGAACTGGGATTGCTTAGGCAAAGTACAGTTTCTGATTTGAG GGAAGGATTTCTCTCCAAATTGGACAATTCTTCTCACCCCTCAGCAAACAGTGTTGCAACAGATCACATTTTAGCTGATAAAAGTATTTCTCAATCCGAGTCGATATGTGAGGAAGGGGAGGTCACTGAGATTTTTCCAGCATCACACCAGGAAAGTGCATTAGGTAGTAACCAGAGTCATTGGGATTCTAAGGTACAAGCATCTGAAGTAGATCCGCCTGTTTTGACCAGTAGGAAAAGCATTCGAGAAGCTAGCATTTCCAGGGCTGATAGCCAACAGGATCATGTTTTGGAACGTGAGCGAGCAATAGGATCTGACATTGAGTGTGCTCGTATTAGGTATGGTAAATCAAACCGTATCACTTGCAGTGAAGGACCGTCATTAGAAAATGAGGATATCAACCAAAGTGAATGTCCTGAAGTTTTTCATGAAGATGAACTTAGAAGTGGGAGGAGTGAAATATATGAATCCATTAATTATACCGCTAACTTGGGACAAAATGGAAGTGAAGAAATTGATTATCAAGATGCTTCATCACTTCAGGAAGTGGTCCAAGAATATGGCGTCATAAGTTTTCTGGAAGATTCTGCTGATCCGTGGTTTCGACAAATACCGCATAATGATGTTGTAGAGCAAGAACAAATGCAAGAATCACGTGAAAATCGGGTAGGTCATGATTTGCAAGACAATGGCATCTCGTTCGATATGCCTTCCAATGAGATCAGAGCATCCATTGAAGGAATTGATGCGTTTTATTTTCATGAGGATGATAATGTCCACAGAAAGGAACTTAGGGAACTTTTTAGCAG GAGACGTGTCTCAGGTCTTCTTGGAAGTGCTTTTCGAGAGAGCTTAAATCGTGTCCTACAATCCCATGCCCAAAGGCTAAGTCATGCATCTAATGATTGGGAACTGGGCAATCCATCATCTTCTTCTGTCTTAATTGAGCAAGAACCAGCACAACAAAGCAGGGATCAAAATTCAAATAATGATTTGCACATTGGAAATTGGACACATGGCTCAAATCACAGCTTCGGAACC GACAACTGGGAGGTCGAAAATGAGTTGAGAAACGAAATTTCCAATTCGGACATTGTAAATGAATTGAGAAATGACATTGCTATGCTTCAGCAGCGGATGAACAACATGCAAAGCATGCTAGAAGCATGCATGGACATGCAAATAGAGATTCAATGTTTCATACGCCAAGATGTTTCCTCTATATCAAATAGGTCTTTAGTTTCCACAA TTTTACCATCGAATGCAGACTCAATGGAGTACGACTTTTTTAAAGAGGAGTCTTCATGGAATCTCATAAAGAGAGGAATTTGCTGCCTATGCCGTGTTACCAAAATCAGTTCATTGTTGTACAG GTGTGGGCACATTTGCCTTTGTTCAAGATGCGCAGAGAATTTGGTCCAGAAAATGGGAAAGTGTCCAATATGTCAAGCTCCCGTAGTTGAGGCCGTCCGAGCTTATTTCATCCAGTAA
- the LOC140837469 gene encoding RING-H2 finger protein ATL57: protein MFTAVTPVRKLLQAATPDQSTTVSMIENATTTAVAEPSRSLDSSMTLAILIVLTCFVFIGLFSVYSRCFSGNSPSPSSTATASSAHRNNQNSSIGLDPSTVKSLPLFSYDAAATPRLREDCPICLSEFRGTESVKMIPNCGHVFHPGCIDTWLESQVSCPLCRSTRLLTVADEV from the coding sequence ATGTTCACCGCCGTAACTCCCGTCAGAAAGCTGCTGCAAGCGGCCACTCCCGACCAATCAACCACCGTCTCCATGATCGAGAACGCCACCACAACCGCCGTGGCAGAACCCTCCAGATCTCTAGACTCATCCATGACTCTGGCCATCCTCATAGTTCTCACTTGCTTCGTCTTCATAGGGCTTTTTTCGGTGTACAGTCGATGTTTCTCCGGCAACTCTCCTTCTCCTTCCTCCACTGCCACCGCCTCTTCCGCACACAGAAATAATCAAAACTCGTCGATCGGGTTGGACCCATCCACCGTGAAGTCACTCCCACTCTTCTCCTATGACGCGGCGGCGACTCCGCGGCTGCGGGAGGACTGCCCGATTTGCTTGAGCGAGTTTCGGGGGACAGAGAGTGTGAAGATGATCCCCAACTGTGGCCACGTGTTCCACCCTGGCTGCATTGACACGTGGCTGGAGTCACAGGTTAGCTGTCCCTTGTGTCGGTCGACGCGGCTGCTGACGGTGGCGGATGAAGTTTGA
- the LOC140837009 gene encoding uncharacterized protein isoform X2 codes for MTVAGLHNVSTFVPFFEEAESRVSRRWNDQIIRPGTQASSLSQMWREIEGEDVVSHSLESRPRKSNGSDSDCSSTTTSIGQGRDSGDDISEDADENQNRAMTGSKMDHEDHISVISEQSSDLGDTAREKVRLIFRSWMNSSAKSHSPNILRIGKSSGPQYLGENERRRVRIIREWVQTNVELSSCGSPRDGSSEVGSQIEQVREGLVINPEIGSTQRSIRRLCGRQTLIDLLLRARSERERELLRMLERKSVSCFAHRNRIQALLRGRFLQNKRLIPNKKPSCSVATELGLLRQSTVSDLREGFLSKLDNSSHPSANSVATDHILADKSISQSESICEEGEVTEIFPASHQESALGSNQSHWDSKVQASEVDPPVLTSRKSIREASISRADSQQDHVLERERAIGSDIECARIRYGKSNRITCSEGPSLENEDINQSECPEVFHEDELRSGRSEIYESINYTANLGQNGSEEIDYQDASSLQEVVQEYGVISFLEDSADPWFRQIPHNDVVEQEQMQESRENRVGHDLQDNGISFDMPSNEIRASIEGIDAFYFHEDDNVHRKELRELFSRRRVSGLLGSAFRESLNRVLQSHAQRLSHASNDWELGNPSSSSVLIEQEPAQQSRDQNSNNDLHIGNWTHGSNHSFGTDNWEVENELRNEISNSDIVNELRNDIAMLQQRMNNMQSMLEACMDMQIEIQCFIRQDVSSISNRSLVSTNSMEYDFFKEESSWNLIKRGICCLCRVTKISSLLYRCGHICLCSRCAENLVQKMGKCPICQAPVVEAVRAYFIQ; via the exons ATGACTGTTGCTGGATTACACAATGTATCAACTTTTGTTCCTTTCTTCGAAGAGGCAGAGTCTCGAGTTTCAAGACGGTGGAATGATCAAATTATTAGGCCTGGCACGCAGGCATCTTCTCTCTCGCAGATGTGGCGGGAGATTGAGGGTGAGGATGTGGTGAGCCATTCTCTTGAGTCTAGACCACGGAAAAGCAATGGTTCTGATTCTGACTGCTCAAGTACCACAACATCAATTGGACAAGGGCGTGATAGTGGGGATGATATATCCGAAGATGCCGATGAGAATCAGAACCGAGCCATGACTGGTTCGAAGATGGATCACGAGGATCATATTAGTGTCATATCAGAACAATCTAGTGACTTGGGAGACACTGCACGAGAAAAAGTTAGACTAATTTTTCGTTCGTGGATGAATAGCAGTGCTAAGAGCCATTCACCTAACATACTACGTATAGGGAAGAGCTCAGGGCCACAATATCTTGGGGAGAATGAGCGTCGAAGGGTGAGAATCATAAGAGAATGGGTGCAGACGAATGTCGAGCTGAGTAGCTGTGGCTCCCCTAGAGATGGATCATCTGAAGTTGGTTCTCAAATCGAGCAGGTGCGAGAAGGGTTGGTGATTAATCCTGAGATTGGCAGCACACAGAGGTCTATTAGAAGATTATGTGGTAGACAAACTCTTATTGATCTTCTTCTTAGAGCTCGGAGCGAAAGGGAAAGGGAACTTTTAAGAATGTTGGAGCGGAAATCAGTGTCATGTTTTGCTCATCGTAATCGTATTCAG GCATTGCTTAGAGGTAGGTTCCTACAGAACAAAAGATTAATCCCAAACAAGAAACCATCTTGCTCGGTCGCAACAGAACTGGGATTGCTTAGGCAAAGTACAGTTTCTGATTTGAG GGAAGGATTTCTCTCCAAATTGGACAATTCTTCTCACCCCTCAGCAAACAGTGTTGCAACAGATCACATTTTAGCTGATAAAAGTATTTCTCAATCCGAGTCGATATGTGAGGAAGGGGAGGTCACTGAGATTTTTCCAGCATCACACCAGGAAAGTGCATTAGGTAGTAACCAGAGTCATTGGGATTCTAAGGTACAAGCATCTGAAGTAGATCCGCCTGTTTTGACCAGTAGGAAAAGCATTCGAGAAGCTAGCATTTCCAGGGCTGATAGCCAACAGGATCATGTTTTGGAACGTGAGCGAGCAATAGGATCTGACATTGAGTGTGCTCGTATTAGGTATGGTAAATCAAACCGTATCACTTGCAGTGAAGGACCGTCATTAGAAAATGAGGATATCAACCAAAGTGAATGTCCTGAAGTTTTTCATGAAGATGAACTTAGAAGTGGGAGGAGTGAAATATATGAATCCATTAATTATACCGCTAACTTGGGACAAAATGGAAGTGAAGAAATTGATTATCAAGATGCTTCATCACTTCAGGAAGTGGTCCAAGAATATGGCGTCATAAGTTTTCTGGAAGATTCTGCTGATCCGTGGTTTCGACAAATACCGCATAATGATGTTGTAGAGCAAGAACAAATGCAAGAATCACGTGAAAATCGGGTAGGTCATGATTTGCAAGACAATGGCATCTCGTTCGATATGCCTTCCAATGAGATCAGAGCATCCATTGAAGGAATTGATGCGTTTTATTTTCATGAGGATGATAATGTCCACAGAAAGGAACTTAGGGAACTTTTTAGCAG GAGACGTGTCTCAGGTCTTCTTGGAAGTGCTTTTCGAGAGAGCTTAAATCGTGTCCTACAATCCCATGCCCAAAGGCTAAGTCATGCATCTAATGATTGGGAACTGGGCAATCCATCATCTTCTTCTGTCTTAATTGAGCAAGAACCAGCACAACAAAGCAGGGATCAAAATTCAAATAATGATTTGCACATTGGAAATTGGACACATGGCTCAAATCACAGCTTCGGAACC GACAACTGGGAGGTCGAAAATGAGTTGAGAAACGAAATTTCCAATTCGGACATTGTAAATGAATTGAGAAATGACATTGCTATGCTTCAGCAGCGGATGAACAACATGCAAAGCATGCTAGAAGCATGCATGGACATGCAAATAGAGATTCAATGTTTCATACGCCAAGATGTTTCCTCTATATCAAATAGGTCTTTAGTTTCCACAA ACTCAATGGAGTACGACTTTTTTAAAGAGGAGTCTTCATGGAATCTCATAAAGAGAGGAATTTGCTGCCTATGCCGTGTTACCAAAATCAGTTCATTGTTGTACAG GTGTGGGCACATTTGCCTTTGTTCAAGATGCGCAGAGAATTTGGTCCAGAAAATGGGAAAGTGTCCAATATGTCAAGCTCCCGTAGTTGAGGCCGTCCGAGCTTATTTCATCCAGTAA
- the LOC140837009 gene encoding uncharacterized protein isoform X1, with the protein MTVAGLHNVSTFVPFFEEAESRVSRRWNDQIIRPGTQASSLSQMWREIEGEDVVSHSLESRPRKSNGSDSDCSSTTTSIGQGRDSGDDISEDADENQNRAMTGSKMDHEDHISVISEQSSDLGDTAREKVRLIFRSWMNSSAKSHSPNILRIGKSSGPQYLGENERRRVRIIREWVQTNVELSSCGSPRDGSSEVGSQIEQVREGLVINPEIGSTQRSIRRLCGRQTLIDLLLRARSERERELLRMLERKSVSCFAHRNRIQALLRGRFLQNKRLIPNKKPSCSVATELGLLRQSTVSDLREGFLSKLDNSSHPSANSVATDHILADKSISQSESICEEGEVTEIFPASHQESALGSNQSHWDSKVQASEVDPPVLTSRKSIREASISRADSQQDHVLERERAIGSDIECARIRYGKSNRITCSEGPSLENEDINQSECPEVFHEDELRSGRSEIYESINYTANLGQNGSEEIDYQDASSLQEVVQEYGVISFLEDSADPWFRQIPHNDVVEQEQMQESRENRVGHDLQDNGISFDMPSNEIRASIEGIDAFYFHEDDNVHRKELRELFSRRRVSGLLGSAFRESLNRVLQSHAQRLSHASNDWELGNPSSSSVLIEQEPAQQSRDQNSNNDLHIGNWTHGSNHSFGTDNWEVENELRNEISNSDIVNELRNDIAMLQQRMNNMQSMLEACMDMQIEIQCFIRQDVSSISNRSLVSTILPSNADSMEYDFFKEESSWNLIKRGICCLCRVTKISSLLYRCGHICLCSRCAENLVQKMGKCPICQAPVVEAVRAYFIQ; encoded by the exons ATGACTGTTGCTGGATTACACAATGTATCAACTTTTGTTCCTTTCTTCGAAGAGGCAGAGTCTCGAGTTTCAAGACGGTGGAATGATCAAATTATTAGGCCTGGCACGCAGGCATCTTCTCTCTCGCAGATGTGGCGGGAGATTGAGGGTGAGGATGTGGTGAGCCATTCTCTTGAGTCTAGACCACGGAAAAGCAATGGTTCTGATTCTGACTGCTCAAGTACCACAACATCAATTGGACAAGGGCGTGATAGTGGGGATGATATATCCGAAGATGCCGATGAGAATCAGAACCGAGCCATGACTGGTTCGAAGATGGATCACGAGGATCATATTAGTGTCATATCAGAACAATCTAGTGACTTGGGAGACACTGCACGAGAAAAAGTTAGACTAATTTTTCGTTCGTGGATGAATAGCAGTGCTAAGAGCCATTCACCTAACATACTACGTATAGGGAAGAGCTCAGGGCCACAATATCTTGGGGAGAATGAGCGTCGAAGGGTGAGAATCATAAGAGAATGGGTGCAGACGAATGTCGAGCTGAGTAGCTGTGGCTCCCCTAGAGATGGATCATCTGAAGTTGGTTCTCAAATCGAGCAGGTGCGAGAAGGGTTGGTGATTAATCCTGAGATTGGCAGCACACAGAGGTCTATTAGAAGATTATGTGGTAGACAAACTCTTATTGATCTTCTTCTTAGAGCTCGGAGCGAAAGGGAAAGGGAACTTTTAAGAATGTTGGAGCGGAAATCAGTGTCATGTTTTGCTCATCGTAATCGTATTCAG GCATTGCTTAGAGGTAGGTTCCTACAGAACAAAAGATTAATCCCAAACAAGAAACCATCTTGCTCGGTCGCAACAGAACTGGGATTGCTTAGGCAAAGTACAGTTTCTGATTTGAG GGAAGGATTTCTCTCCAAATTGGACAATTCTTCTCACCCCTCAGCAAACAGTGTTGCAACAGATCACATTTTAGCTGATAAAAGTATTTCTCAATCCGAGTCGATATGTGAGGAAGGGGAGGTCACTGAGATTTTTCCAGCATCACACCAGGAAAGTGCATTAGGTAGTAACCAGAGTCATTGGGATTCTAAGGTACAAGCATCTGAAGTAGATCCGCCTGTTTTGACCAGTAGGAAAAGCATTCGAGAAGCTAGCATTTCCAGGGCTGATAGCCAACAGGATCATGTTTTGGAACGTGAGCGAGCAATAGGATCTGACATTGAGTGTGCTCGTATTAGGTATGGTAAATCAAACCGTATCACTTGCAGTGAAGGACCGTCATTAGAAAATGAGGATATCAACCAAAGTGAATGTCCTGAAGTTTTTCATGAAGATGAACTTAGAAGTGGGAGGAGTGAAATATATGAATCCATTAATTATACCGCTAACTTGGGACAAAATGGAAGTGAAGAAATTGATTATCAAGATGCTTCATCACTTCAGGAAGTGGTCCAAGAATATGGCGTCATAAGTTTTCTGGAAGATTCTGCTGATCCGTGGTTTCGACAAATACCGCATAATGATGTTGTAGAGCAAGAACAAATGCAAGAATCACGTGAAAATCGGGTAGGTCATGATTTGCAAGACAATGGCATCTCGTTCGATATGCCTTCCAATGAGATCAGAGCATCCATTGAAGGAATTGATGCGTTTTATTTTCATGAGGATGATAATGTCCACAGAAAGGAACTTAGGGAACTTTTTAGCAG GAGACGTGTCTCAGGTCTTCTTGGAAGTGCTTTTCGAGAGAGCTTAAATCGTGTCCTACAATCCCATGCCCAAAGGCTAAGTCATGCATCTAATGATTGGGAACTGGGCAATCCATCATCTTCTTCTGTCTTAATTGAGCAAGAACCAGCACAACAAAGCAGGGATCAAAATTCAAATAATGATTTGCACATTGGAAATTGGACACATGGCTCAAATCACAGCTTCGGAACC GACAACTGGGAGGTCGAAAATGAGTTGAGAAACGAAATTTCCAATTCGGACATTGTAAATGAATTGAGAAATGACATTGCTATGCTTCAGCAGCGGATGAACAACATGCAAAGCATGCTAGAAGCATGCATGGACATGCAAATAGAGATTCAATGTTTCATACGCCAAGATGTTTCCTCTATATCAAATAGGTCTTTAGTTTCCACAA TTTTACCATCGAATGCAGACTCAATGGAGTACGACTTTTTTAAAGAGGAGTCTTCATGGAATCTCATAAAGAGAGGAATTTGCTGCCTATGCCGTGTTACCAAAATCAGTTCATTGTTGTACAG GTGTGGGCACATTTGCCTTTGTTCAAGATGCGCAGAGAATTTGGTCCAGAAAATGGGAAAGTGTCCAATATGTCAAGCTCCCGTAGTTGAGGCCGTCCGAGCTTATTTCATCCAGTAA